One window of the Stegostoma tigrinum isolate sSteTig4 chromosome 16, sSteTig4.hap1, whole genome shotgun sequence genome contains the following:
- the pdf gene encoding peptide deformylase, mitochondrial, with the protein MLPVWRWILRAPRLSSWELAACGGRALGRCGPGRPYSQKQRSFWAFIRRRLRGPPVPPFPRPCLVGEPVLRARAAPVAAAEVTGPEVQRLVSALVRTMRRLGALGLSAPQLGVPLQVMVLEVTEQILEAEAPAARQARDMVAVPLRVFINPQLRVIDSRTAVWPEACHSVPGYAACVPRYRAVEVTGLDERGEAVSWRASGWAARILQHEMDHLNGQLYIDKMDSTTFENLHWMEEND; encoded by the exons ATGCTGCCTGTTTGGCGGTGGATCCTCCGGGCCCCGCGCCTTTCGAGCTGGGAGCTGGCGGCCTGTGGAGGCCGGGCCTTGGGGCGGTGCGGCCCCGGAAGACCTTACAGCCAGAAGCAGCGGAGTTTTTGGGCGTTTATACGGCGCCGGCTCCGGGGCCCTCCGGTTCCCCCGTTCCCTCGGCCTTGCCTGGTCGGGGAGCCGGTCCTGCGGGCTCGGGCTGCGCCGGTAGCTGCCGCCGAGGTGACAGGCCCCGAGGTGCAGCGGCTGGTGTCGGCCCTGGTCCGGACGATGCGGAGGCTCGGGGCCCTGGGACTGAGCGCACCGCAGCTCGGTGTCCCGCTCCAGGTGATGGTGCTCGAGGTGACGGAGCAGATACTCGAGGCCGAGGCTCCGGCCGCCCGCCAGGCCCGGGACATGGTCGCTGTCCCGCTCCGGGTCTTCATTAACCCCCAGCTCCGGGTGATCGACTCCAGAACCGCCGTGTGGCCGGAGGCCTGTCACAGTGTCCCGGGGTACGCTGCCTGTGTGCCCCGGTACCGGGCGGTGGAGGTGACAG gtctggatgaaCGTGGTGAGGCCGTTTCCTGGCGAGCCTCAGGTTGGGCTGCACGGATCCTACAGCACGAAATGGACCATTTAAATGGGCAGCTATACATCGACAAAATGGACAGTACAACCTTTGAGAATCTGCACTGGATGGAAGAGAATGACTGA